The genomic DNA CTGCTGGAGGGAATTGTCTCCACCGTTCTCTACGGTGCCATCGGGATCGCGCTTGCCATTATCGGCTTCAAGCTCTTCGACCGCGCCATCCACGCCGATATCGAAAAAGAGATCTTCGAGAACAAGAACATGGCCGCCGCGATCCTTGCTGGCGCGGTGGTCCTCGGTGTCTCGCTGATTGTTGCGATGACCATCCACTCGTAGGCGATAATGCAAGAGCAAGACCGCCGTGAGGCGCTGACACTGCTGACAAGTGTCTTTCTCGTGGCGGCCTGTGGCCTGATCTACGAGCTACTCCTGGCGACGATCTCGTCGTACCTGATTGGCTCGTCGGTCACCCAGTTCTCCCTCTGTATCGGGGTCTTTATCGGGGCGATGGGGATTGGCTCCTATATCTCCCAGTTTGTCACCACGAATCTCATGCGCTGGTTTCTCACGGTCGAGATCCTGCTCGCGGTGGTCGGGGGAGTCTCCGCCTGGGCACTCTTTGGGGCATACTCCTACCTGGGGAGCATCTACTACGCCGCGCTCTTTCTGCTGATCGGCCTGATCGGCGGGCTGGTCGGGATCGAGCTGCCGCTGCTAACACGCCTGCTCTCCCAGTACGGTGCGCTCAAAGAGACGATCGCACAGGCGCTCTCGTTTGACTATGTCGGCTCGCTCTTGGGCTCTATAGCCTTTCCCCTGGTGCTCCTTCCCGCACTAGGAATGACCCGGACGGCCTTTGTGGTCGGGCTCCTGAACCTGGGGATCGCGGTCTGGAACCTCAAGGTCTTCGCGCCGCGGCTCAAGAGCATCCGCCCTCCCTTGGTCCTCTGCGCCTTCCTAGCCGCCTTTCTCGCCTCGGGCCTCGTGGTCGCCGACCAGGCCGGGCGGTTCTTCGAGAAGCGGCTCTACGACGATGAGATTCTCTTTGCGCGGCAGACTCCCTACCAGAAGATCGTGGTCACCCGCTTTCGGGAGGACCTGCGGCTCTACCTCGATGGCAATCTTCAGTTCTCCTCCCTGGACGAGCACCGCTACCACGAGTCCCTCATCCACCCCGCGCTGAGCCTGGCAGCCGTCCACGAGTCGGTCTTGGTCCTGGGGGGCGGGGACGGCCTCGGGGTGCGCGAGGTGCTCAAGTGGCCGGGAGTCAAGCAAGTGGTCTTGGTGGATATCGACCCCGCCATGACCAAGATCGCCCGCACCTACCCCAGCCTGCGCGCCCAGAACGCGGGGGCGCTCGACGATCCCCGGGTGACCCTGGTCCACGAGGATGCCTTTACCTACCTGAATAAAACGGGTGCGCTCTTCTCCGTGATTATCGGGGACCTGCCCGACCCCAACAGTGAGGCACTCGCCAAGCTCTACTCCCGCGAGTTCTACGCCATGATCCGCCGCCACCTCGCTCCGGGGGGCATGTTTGTTACCCAGGCCACGTCGCCTCTGTTCTCACGCGATGCCTTCTGGTGTATCGAGCGCACGGTCCATGCCGCGGGCTTTGCGACCACGCCCTACCATGTCTATGTCCCCAGCTTCGGCGACTGGGGCTTTGTCCTGGCAAGAGACAGCGCCACTGCCCCCAAGCTCACCGATACCAAGCTCACGGGGCTCTCGGTCAAGTACCTCACCGACGAGCTCCTTCCCACACTGACAGTCTTCGATGCGGACTCAAAGCCGACCCTTGTCTCCGCCTCCACTCTGGATCGACCGCAGGTGGTGCGCCACTACGAGCGGGGAGCCAAGCGGTGGGAGTAGGTGTCCATGTTCTCCTCGACGGCTACGAGCTTCGTCCCGAGCGCCTCACCAACGCGCACGGGCTGGCCCAAGCGCTCCTGGCTGCCGCCCAAGCCGCCGAGATGACTCCCCTCTCCGAGCCGGTTGTCCATGTCTTTCCCGGCGGCGGCGTGACCGCCTTCCTGCCCCTGGCGGAGTCCCACCTTGCCCTGCACACCTACCCCGAGCGGGGCTATATCGCCGCGGACTGCTTCACCTGTGGGCTTCCCGATGGCGCCGACCGCGCGGTGTCGGTTCTCTGCGAGGCGCTAGGCAGCGGGCGCTTTGAGCTTCGCAAGCTGGAGCGGGGCGGATGAGGCCGCGCTGGATTGTCTCGGCGCGCTACGACCTGGCGTTCTTTATCGGCTCGTGCGTCCTGACCTTTGCCTTCTACGGGCTCTACCGGGCGGCACACCACCTTGGGTTCTTCCTACACGGCGATAGCATCCTCATCACCTACTTCTTCTTCACCGCCCTCTTCGACCACCCGCACATCTTCCAGACCTTCGCCCGCACCCACGCCGACCGCACGGAGTTCCAGAAGCGCAAGGGGCTCTACACCTGGGGGCTGGCAGGCTTTATCGCGGTCGGGTTTATCGGTGTGGCGCTCAAGCTGGAGGCCTATCTGATTGTCGGGGCGGCGATCTACGGGACCTGGCACATCATCAAGCAGCACTACGGCTTCCTCAAGATCTACAAAGCCCTCAACGACGACCGCGCACCGCTGGACAACTGGCTCGATGGGCTGACCTACTTCACGGGAATGTTTGCCTGCTTCTTCCAGGACTACGGCGATGTCCGCGGCCCCCTGGTGGTCTACGGCAGTGTGAGCGTCCGTGTCCCCAACCTCCCCGGCGACTGGGGCGAGGGGCTCTGGGTGGTCTTCTTGGTGCTCCTGACGCTCTTTGGGTTCCGCCAGGTGGGCCGTGCGATGCTGGGGCAGCGGGTAAACCTCCCCAAGATCCTGCTGATGCTCTCGGCGCTCGGGACACACTACTTTGTCTTCTTTGTGACCGCCACCCCATTCCTGGTCGCTGAGGCGCTGGAGACAGCCTTCCACGATGTGCAGTACCATGCCTGGATGGCCCACTATGAGAAACGCCGCTTCCCCGGGATTCGCCATGTCGCGCTCAAGTGGGGACTGACGGCGCTGGCCTACGGCCTGATTGTCGGGGTGATCGAGATCAAGGGGCTCCTCGCCCCCGAGAGCTGGGCGATGTGGGCCTTCATTCCCTTCACGATGGTGGTCATCTTCCACTACTTTG from Armatimonas rosea includes the following:
- a CDS encoding polyamine aminopropyltransferase; its protein translation is MQEQDRREALTLLTSVFLVAACGLIYELLLATISSYLIGSSVTQFSLCIGVFIGAMGIGSYISQFVTTNLMRWFLTVEILLAVVGGVSAWALFGAYSYLGSIYYAALFLLIGLIGGLVGIELPLLTRLLSQYGALKETIAQALSFDYVGSLLGSIAFPLVLLPALGMTRTAFVVGLLNLGIAVWNLKVFAPRLKSIRPPLVLCAFLAAFLASGLVVADQAGRFFEKRLYDDEILFARQTPYQKIVVTRFREDLRLYLDGNLQFSSLDEHRYHESLIHPALSLAAVHESVLVLGGGDGLGVREVLKWPGVKQVVLVDIDPAMTKIARTYPSLRAQNAGALDDPRVTLVHEDAFTYLNKTGALFSVIIGDLPDPNSEALAKLYSREFYAMIRRHLAPGGMFVTQATSPLFSRDAFWCIERTVHAAGFATTPYHVYVPSFGDWGFVLARDSATAPKLTDTKLTGLSVKYLTDELLPTLTVFDADSKPTLVSASTLDRPQVVRHYERGAKRWE
- the speD gene encoding adenosylmethionine decarboxylase, translating into MGVGVHVLLDGYELRPERLTNAHGLAQALLAAAQAAEMTPLSEPVVHVFPGGGVTAFLPLAESHLALHTYPERGYIAADCFTCGLPDGADRAVSVLCEALGSGRFELRKLERGG
- a CDS encoding DUF350 domain-containing protein, with product MKKLLVTLFSLSLTALPALAQEAEARSRPSLLEGIVSTVLYGAIGIALAIIGFKLFDRAIHADIEKEIFENKNMAAAILAGAVVLGVSLIVAMTIHS